Proteins encoded together in one Psychrobacter sp. 28M-43 window:
- a CDS encoding BamA/TamA family outer membrane protein gives MIKQPSTRACKGLMMQRDTAIIQNDSNNPSTYPAAPRKNLRRSALCTALATSLFGIAPAAMADTINNVNNTAITNSSAADQTDSNQTLSNQTNNSQAANDQASIKQSATLSDDDTQLDMALDALRLKKAVEQGIIDQSVLDDYSEQSLGIKKPNSTKSGSKNSTTQNTNAQNATSQNKNTQNLETFTDSPSTSYNPNNAQSIASNDDLLQQATAIQQQGYQMMTPEQIDRELAAMDAQNAQDIDSINISNNDSDFDAPIATLDDTTSPIGLDVELDATNLPAPSNLDTLGRSETTQEQASAAEGMSRPIEVSGAVSNEDVVSTEATAKNESGLTTDDSSGEVIAGTNVPTNVEGTTTDIINPNDYLPDYQNDTQAVDQSIEQANRPRPRARNRGNIVTRLYNRFFNDGGVVALPNVETAIYLEQVSAEDSPNGKAQLVEADNDIQPMKNIKAALDDTSVQSVIDFTAALPRLRETAQNAAKAVGYYEVEMRLTQPDRDTVNVVIEELGEPVLVDSRIIEIRGEGSEQEEFASLEADLPPQEGDIFNHRVYKSSKAALEALSNTYGYFDQYWLNKSVDIILPDNKADVSLVYNTGDRYEFDDVVFFTYDKETNTLTQDPDKLPVELSLLQQLYGFTPGEPFYRPAVTKFSNDLSATRYFNTVNVESILPPTDSSEAGTLAFDNAATEGNDTLDDDINNVDNDGVAGLSSNDGAAASNVTASKEDTVNDNSDIGAESDNALSANSGETVNEADIAAIDFEADEATLDKLQAIRQKAERLSRLPNDRVLDEKDQEADNLLGKISDSISNVAQKIFPDEKSLIADENFVPPTLAGRKTPQDVAESKKVPLYVFVYADKPRDAQVGLGYGTDTGVRATAKIDYNLLNRQGYQAGAETEVSRISKNVAVYASRPWKHPLNDKLDARLTYEEEVIDQGEGNFDLSTTTLKAALARNIRSDTGWNRSYSVRYRLDELETGVDGAALDDLPIRFTSSSPKQRALLFGYGMNKTDTDNATNPTQGMRQYYSIEAGTDSAFSDTDMAIIRAGVSGIYSFGEDKKHQVLGSANAGYIWADDFYDVPYKLRFFAGGDQSIRGYDYESLSPLDKGYLTGGQVLAVGSAEYNYEFKPGFRGAFFTDVGNAYDKDFDTETKVGVGVGIRWASPVGMVRVDVAAGVTEESIPVRLHFFIGSPL, from the coding sequence ATGATAAAGCAGCCTTCAACTCGAGCATGCAAGGGTCTAATGATGCAGCGTGACACAGCCATAATCCAAAACGATAGTAATAATCCAAGTACATATCCAGCAGCGCCGCGTAAAAATCTCAGACGCTCTGCACTGTGCACTGCGCTTGCGACCAGTTTGTTCGGTATAGCACCTGCGGCAATGGCAGATACCATTAATAATGTAAACAATACCGCTATCACCAACTCATCTGCTGCTGACCAAACGGATAGCAATCAAACGCTTAGTAACCAGACTAACAATAGTCAAGCTGCGAATGATCAAGCATCTATCAAGCAGTCAGCTACATTGTCCGATGACGATACTCAGCTAGATATGGCTCTAGATGCGCTACGTCTAAAAAAGGCAGTAGAGCAAGGCATCATCGATCAGTCAGTATTGGACGACTATAGCGAACAGAGCTTGGGCATTAAGAAACCTAACTCGACAAAGTCAGGATCTAAAAACTCGACGACGCAAAATACCAATGCTCAAAACGCAACTTCTCAAAACAAAAACACTCAAAATCTAGAAACTTTCACTGATAGTCCAAGTACTTCATATAATCCAAATAACGCTCAATCAATCGCTTCTAATGATGACTTGTTGCAACAAGCAACCGCGATTCAGCAGCAGGGTTATCAAATGATGACGCCTGAGCAGATCGATCGTGAGCTAGCGGCAATGGATGCGCAGAATGCTCAAGACATTGACAGTATCAATATTAGCAATAATGACAGTGACTTTGATGCGCCAATCGCTACGTTAGATGACACAACATCGCCAATTGGTCTCGATGTAGAGCTAGATGCGACAAACTTGCCCGCGCCTAGCAACCTTGATACGTTGGGGAGAAGTGAAACAACGCAAGAACAGGCGAGCGCAGCTGAAGGGATGTCACGTCCGATTGAGGTGAGTGGTGCTGTCAGCAATGAAGATGTCGTTAGCACTGAAGCTACTGCTAAGAATGAAAGTGGCCTGACGACTGATGATAGTAGTGGTGAGGTGATAGCTGGTACGAATGTGCCTACCAATGTAGAAGGTACGACGACAGATATTATCAATCCTAATGACTATCTACCAGATTATCAGAATGATACTCAGGCCGTCGATCAAAGTATCGAACAAGCCAATAGACCACGGCCACGCGCGCGTAATAGAGGTAATATCGTGACGCGTCTCTACAATCGCTTTTTCAATGACGGTGGCGTGGTGGCTTTGCCAAATGTAGAAACCGCTATCTATCTAGAGCAAGTATCCGCTGAAGATTCTCCTAATGGTAAGGCTCAGCTAGTTGAAGCTGATAATGACATTCAGCCAATGAAAAACATCAAAGCGGCACTGGATGATACTTCAGTTCAGTCGGTTATTGACTTTACTGCGGCATTGCCACGTTTGCGCGAAACAGCACAGAATGCTGCTAAAGCCGTTGGTTACTATGAGGTTGAGATGCGTTTGACCCAACCTGATCGCGATACAGTTAATGTTGTGATTGAAGAGCTAGGCGAGCCGGTACTGGTAGATAGCCGTATTATTGAGATTCGCGGTGAGGGCAGTGAGCAAGAAGAGTTTGCATCGCTTGAGGCAGACTTGCCACCGCAAGAAGGTGATATTTTTAATCATCGTGTCTATAAGAGCAGTAAAGCGGCTTTAGAGGCCTTGAGCAATACCTACGGCTACTTTGACCAGTATTGGCTGAACAAATCCGTTGATATCATTTTGCCGGACAATAAAGCAGATGTCTCGTTGGTTTACAACACAGGTGATCGTTACGAGTTTGACGATGTGGTGTTTTTTACCTACGACAAAGAAACCAATACGCTGACCCAAGATCCTGACAAGCTACCAGTAGAGCTTTCATTATTACAACAGCTCTATGGCTTTACGCCGGGTGAGCCGTTTTATCGTCCAGCAGTTACGAAGTTTAGTAATGACTTATCGGCAACTCGTTACTTTAATACGGTCAACGTCGAGTCGATACTACCACCAACTGATAGTAGTGAAGCTGGTACCTTGGCGTTTGACAATGCTGCTACCGAGGGTAACGACACATTAGATGACGATATTAACAATGTAGACAATGATGGCGTCGCAGGTCTGAGTAGCAATGATGGCGCAGCTGCCTCAAATGTAACTGCTAGCAAAGAAGATACGGTCAATGATAATAGCGATATAGGTGCAGAGAGCGATAATGCTCTGAGTGCTAACAGCGGCGAGACAGTCAATGAAGCGGATATCGCTGCTATTGATTTTGAAGCTGATGAAGCCACCCTTGATAAGCTGCAAGCTATCAGACAAAAAGCAGAACGACTAAGCCGCTTGCCGAATGATCGCGTGCTTGATGAAAAAGATCAGGAAGCTGATAACCTATTGGGCAAAATCAGTGACTCAATCAGTAATGTCGCACAAAAGATATTCCCTGACGAAAAAAGTCTGATCGCTGACGAGAACTTTGTACCGCCAACGCTAGCAGGACGTAAAACGCCGCAAGACGTCGCAGAAAGCAAAAAGGTACCTTTGTATGTGTTTGTATACGCGGATAAACCACGTGATGCTCAAGTCGGTCTGGGTTATGGAACAGATACTGGCGTTCGCGCTACCGCAAAAATAGACTACAACTTGCTCAATCGCCAAGGCTATCAAGCGGGTGCAGAAACAGAAGTATCGAGAATCAGCAAAAACGTGGCTGTGTATGCCAGTCGACCATGGAAACATCCGCTCAATGATAAGCTAGATGCGCGTCTTACTTATGAAGAAGAAGTGATTGACCAAGGCGAAGGCAACTTTGATCTGTCGACCACAACGCTAAAAGCTGCTTTAGCACGTAACATTCGTAGTGACACTGGCTGGAATCGCAGCTACTCTGTGCGTTACCGCTTAGATGAGCTTGAAACGGGGGTTGATGGAGCGGCATTAGATGATCTGCCTATCCGCTTTACCTCTTCAAGTCCGAAACAGCGCGCGTTATTGTTTGGCTATGGTATGAATAAAACAGATACTGACAATGCGACCAACCCAACGCAAGGTATGCGCCAGTACTACTCAATCGAGGCTGGTACTGACAGCGCATTCAGTGATACTGATATGGCGATTATTCGCGCAGGCGTTAGTGGTATCTATAGCTTTGGCGAAGACAAAAAGCATCAAGTATTAGGTAGTGCCAATGCCGGTTATATCTGGGCGGATGATTTTTACGATGTGCCTTATAAGTTGCGTTTCTTTGCAGGTGGCGATCAGAGTATCCGCGGTTATGACTATGAGAGCTTGTCACCATTAGATAAAGGCTATCTAACGGGCGGGCAGGTGCTAGCGGTCGGTAGCGCTGAGTATAACTATGAATTTAAACCAGGTTTCCGTGGCGCATTCTTTACTGATGTTGGTAATGCCTACGACAAAGATTTTGATACTGAGACAAAAGTCGGCGTTGGTGTCGGTATCCGCTGGGCATCACCTGTAGGAATGGTGCGTGTCGATGTGGCTGCTGGCGTGACCGAGGAAAGCATTCCAGTACGACTACACTTCTTTATTGGTTCACCGTTATAA
- a CDS encoding translocation/assembly module TamB domain-containing protein codes for MLTENTPPNNAPDEDPAQRDARAVRRWYPLSFLLKLLVLVLIVLAIMFAIFFYAAGTDAGTKFILEKISVETGIDFKYGRGNLRDGIWVTDIDIEATEDLEILVDKAYVKIGWRAVFAKEVHLSDADIQTIEIINKKPPTGEPFDYKTLKLPVNLRFDQAKIKKITYKQVTKDPIVIQDITARDLTWVGSTVTVGRGDLQYADIVKVSALQGEIDLQGDYPLDLSAIAEVSALEKAYIDPLNISATGTLKRTVGKLRSRYNDSDVKGDFVVQGLDAGAPFDAKLQWDDILIPYADSQNIRLQSGTATASGVISEIRLRINTELTAKDIPSGHYQGRAVIANSQLRIDRLDADVPAGRLALQGILDWKDSFEATVRATGSNFNIRQAIPAEYTDFKAYAPQTLNGRLSLRYQQQNPTGNTQIDADLRQRDGEHINANMVRGKTSAKSKQVAPWYIDANWKNLTRRNVPNIGNIDSPSGQADVIVRGSTLSVDANAVINELNAAPKGNYDLRIRKAGDVIDINRLNYNGIVGDLSGTGQIQLASKQRPLTWQIDASTKGLLPKRYRSDLPLERLTGSISARGRLLNITKNGVSGQRHVITLNNTDMQAQLDASQADRAIGITGAGDASVDIVGGELSVFDARFDGRIDTADVPQGRLSIDAAGTPKLISIRKLNYKGEAGAVDAKGVIDLRKNIGWNIDGRFDQFNLGYFLPNNPAIITGDLKTSGEWQNASKNSKNTAGALQRFAVNFNGILDAEQLPAGKLNIEASGDSQLIRINRFRHVGAAGSIDASGTVDVRQGVAWDINAVMDRFNIGYFLKDTPSLITGTIDTDGRWSDTQQIVNIKQVNLNGMLKGQQLSAKGSLSAKMRLPKDLASYFKQLQTQDAQAQYKQVNALIDSLNANNLVLRWGDNYVTANGNAKQLQTKINITSLDQLSSQLAGKITGGATLSQPAGQALPTIYIDLVGERLALPGFILRQGRVRGKLVNLANSPSQLIVTAEGLDAAGQSFDSVKASFNGTEKSHVVDLNVANKQLDVGARLKGGFDRDRLSWSGVIGKGRIKSKYATLNQLQPAQLIVNLPYNQGGENRDLKVQLAAHCWQATDQTGKLCLREKLVASPDQGEVNVALQNLDTSLFSVFLPEDIDWNGKINGKAIVGWQRGRPPTINTTLYSDNGKIGLVQDGESTSITLPYKRVSLIALSVPEGIKLRTDINTGRGARGYAEVIVDPYKDPKPISGALVLNELDLAIFKPFFPGMRVLRGNVTMAGGLGGTLTKPQFYGDVKLSDGRIAMLDLPVNLSKVNAAAKIRGTQATIDGTFNSGTGEGELSGTVNWQQKLQAKLSIVGEGLVITQPPLLVAEIDPDIDIIVRPGDRYVDIKGAISVPSATIRPPEASEDIITQTEDAVVLDRRLIGNIDEVLAISKPWSINADIGVDLGDDINFRGFGAVIPLAGAINVTQNGTGIMRARGVVQVSRRTNINAFGQSLELNYGQVRFNGDVMKPSLSIEAAKTINGKTVGLRVKGTTESPNIIVFNNAGLTQQQAMNALVTGRIDNKSATQISEQGFKSQVTNNLAAAGLSFGLSGTRSLTNQIGQAFGLQSLTVDASGSSEDTNVNVTGYVTPDLYIRYGVGVFNAQNSLSVRYQLTRRIYVEASSAAENAVDVVYSWQF; via the coding sequence ATGCTGACAGAAAATACCCCGCCTAATAATGCTCCAGATGAAGATCCAGCACAGCGTGATGCCCGTGCCGTTAGGCGTTGGTATCCGTTGTCATTTCTGCTCAAACTGCTGGTATTGGTGCTTATCGTACTAGCCATCATGTTTGCCATATTCTTTTATGCGGCAGGGACGGACGCTGGTACGAAGTTTATATTAGAAAAAATCAGTGTTGAAACAGGTATTGATTTCAAATACGGACGCGGTAACTTGCGCGATGGTATTTGGGTCACTGATATCGATATTGAAGCGACTGAAGATCTTGAGATATTAGTAGATAAGGCCTACGTCAAAATAGGTTGGCGTGCAGTATTTGCAAAAGAAGTGCATTTAAGTGATGCAGACATCCAGACCATAGAGATTATCAATAAAAAACCACCTACTGGTGAACCGTTTGATTATAAAACTTTAAAGTTGCCAGTGAATTTGCGTTTTGACCAAGCAAAAATTAAGAAAATCACTTATAAGCAAGTAACCAAAGATCCTATAGTTATTCAAGACATTACGGCGCGTGACCTGACGTGGGTAGGTAGTACGGTGACCGTTGGCCGTGGTGACTTGCAGTACGCTGATATTGTGAAAGTCAGTGCCTTACAAGGAGAGATCGACCTACAGGGCGACTATCCACTAGATTTGAGTGCGATTGCGGAAGTCAGCGCTCTTGAAAAAGCCTATATCGACCCATTGAATATCTCTGCAACAGGAACGCTCAAACGTACTGTTGGCAAGTTGCGTAGTCGTTATAACGATAGCGATGTAAAAGGCGACTTTGTAGTACAGGGGTTGGATGCGGGTGCGCCGTTTGATGCAAAACTACAGTGGGATGATATTCTTATCCCTTACGCTGATAGCCAAAACATTCGCCTACAAAGCGGTACAGCCACAGCTTCTGGTGTCATCTCTGAGATACGATTGCGTATCAATACTGAATTGACGGCCAAAGACATTCCATCAGGTCATTATCAAGGCCGCGCCGTTATCGCCAACAGTCAGCTACGTATAGATCGCCTAGATGCTGACGTGCCAGCGGGACGTTTGGCGTTGCAAGGTATTCTAGATTGGAAAGACAGCTTTGAGGCCACAGTGCGTGCGACGGGCAGTAATTTTAATATTCGTCAAGCTATTCCGGCTGAATATACTGATTTTAAAGCTTATGCGCCGCAAACCCTCAACGGTAGACTGTCACTGCGTTATCAGCAGCAGAATCCTACTGGTAATACGCAGATCGATGCAGATTTGCGTCAGCGCGATGGTGAGCATATCAATGCCAATATGGTCCGTGGTAAAACCTCTGCCAAATCTAAGCAAGTCGCGCCTTGGTATATTGATGCTAACTGGAAAAACCTAACCCGCCGTAACGTCCCCAATATTGGCAATATCGACAGTCCTAGTGGTCAGGCGGACGTCATCGTTCGTGGTTCGACTCTATCAGTCGATGCCAATGCCGTTATCAATGAGCTAAATGCTGCCCCCAAAGGCAACTATGATCTACGTATACGTAAGGCTGGTGATGTCATAGATATCAATCGTCTTAATTATAATGGCATCGTAGGAGACTTATCCGGCACAGGACAGATTCAGTTGGCGAGCAAGCAGCGTCCACTGACATGGCAGATTGATGCCAGTACCAAAGGTTTACTCCCTAAGAGATATCGTAGCGATTTACCGCTTGAGCGCCTAACAGGTAGTATAAGTGCGCGTGGTCGATTGCTAAACATCACCAAAAATGGTGTCAGCGGTCAACGTCATGTGATTACTTTAAACAATACCGATATGCAAGCGCAGCTCGATGCGTCGCAAGCAGATCGTGCTATTGGTATCACAGGTGCTGGTGATGCCAGTGTCGATATCGTAGGTGGTGAGCTGTCAGTGTTTGATGCGCGTTTTGATGGTCGGATTGATACAGCAGATGTACCGCAAGGTCGTCTGTCTATCGATGCTGCGGGTACGCCAAAGCTGATTAGTATTCGTAAGCTGAATTATAAGGGTGAGGCGGGCGCAGTTGATGCGAAAGGTGTTATCGACTTACGTAAAAATATCGGCTGGAATATAGATGGTCGTTTTGATCAGTTCAACTTGGGTTATTTCTTACCCAATAATCCAGCGATAATCACAGGCGATTTAAAAACCAGTGGCGAGTGGCAAAATGCATCAAAAAATAGCAAAAATACTGCAGGGGCATTGCAGCGCTTTGCCGTAAATTTCAACGGCATATTGGATGCTGAGCAATTGCCAGCAGGTAAGCTGAATATAGAAGCCAGTGGTGACAGTCAGCTGATCCGTATCAATCGTTTCCGTCATGTGGGTGCGGCAGGTAGTATCGATGCCAGCGGTACCGTTGATGTGCGTCAAGGCGTTGCATGGGATATCAACGCGGTGATGGATCGTTTTAATATTGGTTATTTCCTAAAAGATACCCCAAGCCTTATCACTGGTACGATTGATACAGATGGCCGCTGGAGTGACACGCAGCAGATTGTCAATATTAAACAAGTTAATCTAAATGGCATGCTAAAAGGGCAGCAACTGAGTGCCAAAGGCAGCCTATCAGCGAAAATGCGTTTGCCTAAAGATTTAGCAAGTTACTTCAAACAACTTCAGACCCAAGATGCCCAAGCACAATACAAGCAAGTAAATGCTTTGATTGATAGCCTAAATGCTAATAACCTTGTGCTGCGTTGGGGTGACAACTATGTCACGGCTAACGGCAATGCCAAGCAGCTACAAACCAAAATTAATATCACCAGTCTAGATCAGCTGTCTAGTCAACTGGCTGGTAAAATCACTGGCGGTGCCACGCTGTCTCAACCAGCTGGTCAAGCATTGCCTACTATTTATATTGACTTGGTCGGTGAGCGACTCGCGCTACCTGGCTTTATATTGCGTCAAGGCCGTGTACGCGGCAAGCTGGTCAACTTAGCAAATAGCCCAAGTCAGCTAATTGTAACTGCTGAAGGCCTAGATGCTGCTGGTCAGAGTTTCGATAGTGTCAAAGCGTCTTTTAATGGGACAGAGAAATCTCATGTGGTCGATCTCAATGTGGCCAATAAGCAACTCGATGTCGGCGCTAGGCTAAAAGGTGGTTTTGATCGAGACAGGCTAAGCTGGTCAGGTGTCATTGGAAAAGGCCGCATTAAATCTAAATATGCGACTTTGAATCAATTGCAACCTGCACAGCTGATTGTGAATTTGCCTTACAATCAGGGTGGTGAGAACCGTGATCTAAAAGTACAGCTTGCCGCTCACTGCTGGCAGGCCACGGATCAAACCGGCAAGCTTTGTCTACGTGAAAAACTAGTGGCATCACCAGACCAAGGTGAAGTCAATGTAGCGTTGCAGAATTTAGATACGTCGTTATTCTCAGTGTTCTTGCCAGAAGATATTGACTGGAATGGCAAGATTAATGGTAAAGCAATCGTCGGATGGCAACGTGGTCGTCCGCCAACTATCAATACCACGCTATACTCAGACAATGGCAAGATAGGCCTCGTTCAAGATGGCGAAAGCACATCAATAACCTTGCCATATAAGCGAGTGTCTCTCATTGCTCTGTCTGTGCCTGAGGGTATCAAGCTGCGTACTGATATCAATACTGGACGCGGGGCACGTGGTTATGCTGAAGTAATCGTCGATCCTTATAAAGACCCTAAACCAATCTCTGGTGCATTGGTGCTGAACGAGCTTGATCTTGCGATATTTAAGCCTTTCTTCCCTGGTATGCGCGTCCTAAGAGGTAATGTCACGATGGCGGGTGGTCTAGGTGGTACCTTAACCAAGCCGCAGTTCTATGGCGACGTAAAACTCTCTGACGGCCGTATAGCGATGCTTGATTTGCCAGTGAATTTGTCCAAAGTAAATGCGGCAGCCAAAATCCGCGGTACACAAGCGACCATTGATGGCACGTTCAATAGTGGTACAGGTGAAGGCGAATTGTCAGGGACAGTCAACTGGCAGCAAAAATTGCAGGCCAAATTGAGTATCGTCGGTGAAGGCCTAGTCATCACTCAACCGCCATTACTGGTTGCTGAAATTGATCCTGATATCGATATCATTGTGCGCCCAGGCGACCGTTATGTCGATATAAAAGGGGCAATCAGTGTGCCGTCTGCGACCATTCGTCCGCCTGAAGCCAGCGAAGATATCATCACTCAGACTGAGGACGCAGTCGTACTAGATCGTCGTTTGATTGGTAATATCGATGAAGTACTGGCTATCTCAAAACCTTGGTCAATCAATGCTGATATCGGTGTTGATTTGGGCGATGATATCAACTTCCGTGGTTTTGGCGCAGTCATTCCATTGGCAGGGGCGATTAATGTGACTCAGAATGGCACAGGTATCATGCGTGCCAGAGGTGTTGTACAGGTCTCACGCCGTACCAACATCAATGCCTTTGGACAGAGCCTAGAGCTGAATTATGGTCAAGTGCGTTTCAATGGCGATGTGATGAAACCGAGTCTGAGTATTGAAGCGGCCAAAACAATTAATGGCAAAACAGTTGGTCTGCGTGTCAAAGGAACGACTGAAAGCCCCAATATTATCGTCTTTAACAATGCAGGACTGACCCAGCAGCAAGCAATGAACGCGTTGGTGACAGGCCGCATCGATAATAAGAGCGCGACGCAAATTAGTGAGCAAGGGTTCAAATCGCAAGTGACCAATAATCTGGCTGCTGCTGGACTGAGCTTTGGTCTGAGTGGTACTCGTAGCCTGACCAATCAAATCGGACAGGCGTTTGGCTTGCAAAGTCTGACAGTCGATGCCTCAGGTAGCAGCGAAGATACTAATGTCAACGTCACAGGTTATGTGACCCCTGATTTATACATTCGCTATGGTGTGGGTGTTTTCAATGCGCAAAACAGTCTTTCTGTTCGTTATCAATTGACACGCCGTATCTATGTAGAAGCAAGCTCAGCAGCGGAAAATGCAGTAGATGTGGTCTATAGTTGGCAGTTCTAA
- the hemP gene encoding hemin uptake protein HemP has protein sequence MVISRYLNCRENRLPTLQSQHLFALTKEVRIEHEGEEYRLRLTRNNRLILTK, from the coding sequence ATGGTCATCTCTCGTTATTTAAACTGTCGTGAAAACCGTCTACCTACTTTGCAATCACAACATCTATTTGCACTGACTAAAGAGGTACGTATCGAGCATGAAGGCGAAGAGTATCGACTACGCCTAACTCGCAACAATCGCTTGATTCTAACCAAGTAA
- a CDS encoding NUDIX domain-containing protein has product MLNGANQQSETKPESKTNSKTNSKTKTDKPSIVNVAVAVIHYKDQYLLGFRDATQHQGNRYEFVGGKIEADESAAQALIREVAEETGILLDNNTIVKLGRLHHDYGDKQVSLQVYKIELTAEQYEQHRHCEQGLEGQALTWVSKSQLLAGAYHLPAANKTILEWLELPSKIAITYPLAHFGTHIDAAAAWLQYHQEKLTSESWVYIRLKDANSKHLTEQLMTARPDILAILPDDNEQPLNVEESLTANETETGQRIVAKHLTHSTLMHCFDEVGSPTVLTQLLSKDHPLIVSCHDIASITAANQLASMRIQNALPPVIGTFISPVLATQTHPDDTPLGWEAWSALAELADMPVIGLGGLEPAMLNQALQYGGISVAGIRQFI; this is encoded by the coding sequence ATGTTGAACGGGGCAAATCAACAATCAGAGACAAAGCCGGAAAGTAAGACAAATAGTAAGACAAATAGTAAGACGAAAACTGACAAACCTAGCATTGTAAATGTTGCAGTGGCTGTCATTCATTATAAAGATCAGTATTTGCTTGGGTTTCGAGATGCTACTCAGCATCAGGGAAATCGTTACGAGTTCGTTGGTGGAAAGATAGAAGCAGATGAGTCAGCAGCGCAGGCGTTGATAAGAGAAGTGGCTGAAGAGACGGGTATCCTGCTTGATAATAATACTATCGTTAAGCTTGGGCGTTTGCATCATGATTATGGCGATAAGCAGGTCAGCCTACAGGTTTATAAGATTGAGCTGACAGCAGAGCAGTACGAGCAGCATAGACACTGTGAACAAGGTTTAGAAGGGCAGGCATTAACTTGGGTAAGCAAATCACAGCTTTTGGCAGGAGCGTATCATCTGCCCGCTGCTAATAAAACAATCCTTGAATGGTTGGAACTCCCATCGAAGATAGCGATTACTTATCCTCTAGCACATTTCGGCACACACATTGATGCAGCGGCGGCGTGGCTACAGTATCACCAAGAAAAGCTAACATCAGAGTCGTGGGTATATATCCGCTTGAAGGACGCAAATTCTAAGCATCTTACTGAACAACTGATGACGGCACGCCCAGATATTTTAGCGATTTTACCTGATGATAATGAGCAGCCTTTGAATGTTGAGGAATCACTAACCGCTAATGAGACAGAAACTGGCCAGCGAATAGTTGCTAAGCATTTAACACACTCAACACTGATGCATTGTTTCGATGAGGTAGGCAGTCCTACAGTTCTCACACAGTTGCTATCCAAAGACCATCCGCTTATCGTCAGCTGCCATGACATTGCGAGCATAACAGCAGCCAATCAACTTGCTAGCATGCGCATACAGAATGCATTACCACCAGTGATTGGTACTTTTATATCGCCTGTGCTCGCTACCCAAACACATCCTGATGACACACCGCTTGGCTGGGAAGCATGGTCAGCGTTAGCAGAGTTAGCTGATATGCCTGTCATTGGGTTAGGCGGGCTAGAACCTGCTATGCTCAATCAAGCATTGCAGTATGGCGGTATCAGTGTGGCAGGTATTCGTCAGTTTATATAA
- a CDS encoding lipocalin family protein yields the protein MKTNKLPESAWTDSQAAGSQLQQPKQSLNDNEYGDDTQQTNQASNDASYNHDSSNGEYSHHLAKDTSSQDSYFGYKSADKSPRAKESAMSNNEISKDLTNSNEDNHDVAGGYKSAQNKQPQKLNEDEPLMSGLLEDQIDNLNSGSEQTIDAEQTSDAPTNNSSYKEIPERIFMNGLIKHTGIALAIIIPLAAFSAYAATPPVNMATNNTATNGMSDDTMSEKTTTDMLSVQPSDIIHKSASTPTTVDNVDLNTYAGTWYEIGRLPMYFQRKCAGDVTANYAQKDDGSGITVTNKCVSEDGSGIVAEGLAKPVDESGSKLKVTFLPKWIRWIPVGRADYWVLARDADYKTALVGTPDKKYLWLLARSPNISQETYTKYRQIAQQQGYDLKEFTLTSQSNQTVNLAPQAL from the coding sequence ATGAAAACCAATAAGTTACCTGAGTCAGCATGGACTGATTCACAGGCAGCTGGTTCTCAACTTCAGCAGCCTAAGCAATCGCTCAATGACAATGAATATGGCGATGATACGCAACAGACAAATCAAGCTAGTAATGATGCTAGCTATAATCACGACAGCTCGAATGGCGAATATTCGCACCATCTGGCAAAAGACACGTCTTCGCAAGACAGCTATTTTGGATACAAAAGCGCCGACAAAAGCCCTAGGGCAAAAGAGTCAGCTATGAGTAACAATGAGATAAGCAAAGATCTAACAAATAGCAATGAAGACAATCATGATGTGGCTGGTGGCTATAAGTCAGCGCAAAATAAGCAGCCACAAAAGCTAAATGAAGATGAGCCATTAATGTCAGGACTGTTAGAGGATCAAATAGATAATCTAAACAGTGGTTCTGAACAGACCATCGACGCTGAGCAAACGAGTGATGCACCAACAAACAATTCATCTTACAAAGAAATACCGGAGCGCATATTTATGAATGGACTGATCAAACATACAGGCATTGCCTTAGCGATTATTATACCGTTAGCAGCGTTCTCAGCCTATGCGGCCACGCCGCCAGTGAACATGGCAACTAATAACACGGCAACTAATGGCATGTCTGATGACACGATGAGCGAGAAGACCACGACCGATATGCTATCGGTTCAGCCAAGTGATATTATTCATAAATCTGCAAGCACGCCAACTACTGTAGATAACGTAGATCTAAATACCTATGCAGGTACTTGGTATGAGATTGGCCGTTTGCCGATGTATTTCCAACGTAAATGTGCAGGCGATGTGACCGCCAACTATGCTCAAAAAGATGACGGCTCAGGAATCACGGTTACTAATAAGTGTGTGAGCGAGGACGGTTCAGGTATCGTGGCAGAAGGTTTGGCTAAACCAGTCGATGAAAGCGGCAGCAAACTAAAAGTGACGTTCTTACCAAAGTGGATTCGCTGGATTCCGGTCGGCCGTGCTGATTATTGGGTGCTAGCACGTGATGCAGATTATAAAACTGCGCTAGTAGGGACGCCTGATAAAAAATACTTATGGCTACTAGCACGCTCGCCAAATATCAGTCAGGAAACGTATACTAAATATCGTCAAATTGCTCAGCAGCAAGGTTATGACTTAAAAGAGTTTACATTAACGTCACAGAGCAACCAAACGGTAAATTTAGCACCACAAGCGTTATAA